In the Methanosphaera cuniculi genome, one interval contains:
- the trpA gene encoding tryptophan synthase subunit alpha, with protein MQTFEELFTQTHKNNERAFIPFIVTGDPDYETSLEIAKLLVDNGADALEIGFPFSDPVADGPSVQNADIRAFKSGMNLEKSFKLLKELREYTEKPFGLLLYYNIVYKYGIDAFYEKLAEIGVNGILIADLPPEEADDVIKAANKHGIQQIFIVSQATNNERLEHITDIVSGYIYVASVMGTTGARSEVETDTTDLIERVRAHTDLPLCVGFGISKPEHVKEVINSGADGAIVGSALINIIEENLDNKDKMYSEIIDFVDEMKQATKL; from the coding sequence ATGCAAACATTTGAAGAACTATTTACCCAAACACATAAAAACAATGAACGAGCATTCATACCATTTATAGTAACAGGAGATCCTGACTATGAAACATCACTTGAAATTGCAAAACTTCTTGTTGATAATGGAGCTGACGCACTAGAAATTGGTTTTCCATTCTCAGATCCTGTAGCTGATGGACCAAGTGTACAAAATGCTGATATAAGAGCATTTAAAAGTGGAATGAATCTTGAAAAATCATTCAAACTCCTTAAAGAACTACGTGAATATACAGAAAAACCATTTGGACTACTACTTTACTATAATATTGTCTATAAATATGGTATAGATGCATTCTATGAAAAACTTGCAGAAATTGGTGTTAATGGAATACTTATTGCTGATTTACCACCAGAAGAAGCAGATGATGTTATAAAAGCAGCTAATAAACATGGAATTCAACAAATATTCATAGTATCACAAGCAACAAATAATGAAAGACTAGAACATATTACAGATATTGTAAGTGGATACATCTATGTTGCATCAGTTATGGGAACAACAGGTGCTAGAAGTGAAGTTGAAACAGACACAACAGATCTTATTGAACGTGTACGAGCACATACTGATCTTCCATTATGTGTAGGATTTGGAATTTCAAAACCAGAACATGTAAAAGAAGTAATAAACTCAGGAGCAGATGGTGCAATAGTTGGAAGTGCACTTATTAATATCATTGAAGAAAATCTTGATAATAAAGATAAGATGTATTCTGAAATCATAGACTTTGTAGATGAAATGAAACAAGCAACTAAATTATAA
- the trpB gene encoding tryptophan synthase subunit beta, with amino-acid sequence MTQQTQEEGKFGKYGGTFVPELIMPAMEELRDAFYKYKDNEEFIEEFNTYLREFAGRPTGLYYAPNLSEKLGCKIYLKREDMLHTGAHKINNAIGQGLLAKYMGKTRLIAETGAGQHGIATAVIGARLGFDVKVYMGAKDVERQKLNVFRMELSGAEVMPVDKGAKTLKDSINEAFRDWVANLDTTHYLIGTTMGPHPYPTMVKYFQSVIGREARKQILEAEGKLPDTVIACVGGGSNAMGIFSGFVDDEDVDLIGVEAGGVSLDTDENGATLTNGTEGILHGSLSLVLQTDEGQIKDTSSVSAGLDYPGIGPEHAYLKSINRVEYVPILNDEALDAFKLLCETEGIIPALESSHAVAYAVKYAQMPENKGKTIIINLSGRGDKDMFTVAKELGVEV; translated from the coding sequence TTGACACAACAAACACAAGAAGAAGGAAAATTTGGAAAATATGGAGGAACATTTGTTCCAGAACTAATCATGCCAGCAATGGAAGAATTACGTGATGCATTCTACAAATACAAAGATAATGAGGAATTTATTGAAGAGTTCAATACATATTTACGTGAATTTGCAGGAAGACCAACAGGATTATATTATGCACCAAACTTATCTGAAAAACTTGGATGTAAAATATATCTAAAACGTGAAGATATGCTTCATACTGGTGCTCATAAAATAAACAATGCAATAGGACAAGGACTACTTGCAAAATACATGGGAAAAACCAGACTAATTGCTGAAACAGGTGCAGGACAACATGGAATTGCAACTGCAGTAATAGGTGCAAGATTAGGATTTGATGTAAAAGTATATATGGGAGCAAAAGATGTGGAACGTCAAAAACTTAATGTTTTCCGTATGGAATTATCAGGTGCTGAAGTAATGCCAGTAGATAAAGGTGCTAAAACTCTGAAAGATTCAATTAATGAAGCATTCAGAGATTGGGTGGCAAATCTTGATACTACACACTATCTTATAGGAACAACAATGGGACCACATCCATATCCTACAATGGTAAAATACTTCCAAAGTGTAATAGGACGAGAAGCACGAAAACAAATACTAGAAGCTGAAGGAAAACTACCAGATACAGTAATTGCATGTGTTGGTGGAGGAAGTAATGCTATGGGAATCTTCAGTGGATTTGTAGATGATGAAGATGTTGATCTTATAGGTGTTGAAGCTGGTGGAGTATCACTTGATACTGATGAAAATGGAGCAACACTAACTAATGGAACTGAAGGAATACTTCATGGATCATTATCACTTGTACTTCAAACTGATGAAGGACAAATTAAAGATACATCAAGTGTATCAGCAGGACTTGATTATCCTGGTATTGGACCTGAACATGCATATCTTAAAAGTATAAATCGTGTTGAATATGTACCAATACTTAATGATGAAGCACTAGATGCATTCAAATTACTATGTGAAACTGAAGGAATTATACCAGCACTTGAAAGTTCACATGCAGTAGCATATGCTGTAAAATATGCACAAATGCCTGAAAATAAAGGAAAAACAATAATAATAAATCTTTCAGGACGTGGAGATAAAGATATGTTTACAGTAGCAAAAGAATTAGGAGTTGAAGTATAA
- a CDS encoding phosphoribosylanthranilate isomerase, with protein sequence MTLKIKVCGITNKKELEKIQKLDVDYMGFINVERSKRYISIEKLEDLQKSLNDKDKSVLVIEPENPYEAISKANMTKIRHLQLHSLTCPDVRYILWASQYYCNIKSLDITKVVGLVSNEKISPQKQKEIEHNALFASNILFDYKKDGLTGGTGSKIPLKTVIKACEIVKNKHSNTNVTLSGGLDYDYLSEIKDNLHNFDCIDINSGVEDSPGHKNIKKIKEIVKLIKE encoded by the coding sequence ATGACCCTTAAAATAAAAGTATGTGGTATAACAAATAAAAAAGAATTAGAAAAAATTCAAAAGCTTGATGTTGACTACATGGGGTTTATAAATGTTGAAAGATCAAAAAGATACATCAGTATTGAAAAACTTGAAGATCTTCAAAAAAGTTTAAATGACAAAGACAAATCAGTACTTGTTATTGAACCTGAAAATCCATATGAAGCAATAAGCAAAGCTAACATGACAAAAATACGTCATCTTCAACTACATTCACTTACATGTCCTGATGTAAGATATATTTTATGGGCTAGTCAGTATTATTGTAATATTAAATCTCTAGATATTACAAAAGTAGTGGGACTTGTGAGTAATGAAAAAATAAGTCCACAAAAACAAAAAGAAATAGAACATAATGCATTATTTGCATCAAACATTCTATTTGACTATAAAAAAGATGGATTAACAGGTGGAACTGGATCAAAAATACCACTTAAGACAGTGATAAAAGCATGTGAAATTGTAAAAAATAAACATTCAAATACTAATGTAACATTATCAGGTGGACTAGATTATGACTATCTTAGTGAGATAAAAGATAACTTACATAACTTTGATTGTATTGACATAAACAGTGGAGTAGAAGATAGTCCTGGTCATAAAAATATAAAAAAAATAAAAGAAATTGTAAAACTAATTAAAGAGTGA
- a CDS encoding indole-3-glycerol-phosphate synthase, whose translation MNVVDEIVKNKKQLLKNKSADEIKQKAHDYASTNDKKFRFQEKLSDATSTKLICEYKPASPSQGDISTLSVEDVIEIYDTTPVDMISVLTEESYFKSNIENLKKAVKLTDKPVLRKDFIIDEYMIYEAVLCGASAVLLINGVCPDIEDYLNLCHELGIDAIVECHTLNDIEDVIEYDPKIIGINNRDFKDLSIDLETTKKLSEYIPNYMISESGVKTEHDARKLRNYGADGVLIGTSVLKSNEKPEIEHYINKIKHVLRKNTL comes from the coding sequence GTGAATGTTGTTGATGAAATAGTCAAAAACAAAAAACAACTACTAAAAAATAAATCAGCAGATGAGATAAAACAAAAAGCACATGACTATGCATCTACAAATGATAAAAAATTCAGATTTCAAGAAAAACTATCAGATGCAACATCAACCAAACTAATATGTGAATATAAACCAGCAAGTCCCTCACAAGGAGATATAAGCACACTTTCAGTAGAAGATGTAATAGAAATCTATGATACAACACCTGTAGATATGATATCTGTACTAACAGAAGAATCATACTTTAAAAGTAACATTGAAAACCTGAAAAAAGCAGTGAAACTAACAGATAAACCAGTACTAAGAAAAGATTTCATAATCGATGAATACATGATATATGAAGCAGTACTTTGTGGTGCAAGTGCAGTACTACTAATAAATGGAGTATGTCCTGATATTGAAGATTATCTTAACTTATGTCATGAACTTGGAATTGATGCAATAGTTGAATGTCACACCTTAAATGATATAGAGGATGTAATAGAATATGATCCAAAAATTATAGGAATTAATAATCGTGACTTTAAAGATCTAAGTATTGATCTTGAAACAACCAAAAAACTATCTGAATATATTCCAAATTACATGATATCAGAAAGTGGAGTAAAAACAGAACATGATGCTCGTAAACTAAGAAATTACGGGGCAGATGGAGTACTTATAGGAACAAGCGTACTTAAATCAAATGAGAAACCAGAAATAGAACATTATATCAATAAAATAAAACATGTATTAAGAAAAAACACGCTCTGA
- a CDS encoding anthranilate synthase component II, producing the protein MILILDNYDSFTYNLYQLVGKYTQDITVLRNDKTTIEEIRKLNPTHIIISPGPGNPTNPDDFGICDVILDEFKTTPILGVCLGHQGIYAHYNGEIIKTKPVHGKKDTIKHNKKSPLFKNIPEEFIITRYHSLTCNNKQIPSELKVTSTNDDNIIMAIEHIKYPTYGIQFHPESIGSEYGDKLIENFLNIKQMEG; encoded by the coding sequence ATGATACTAATACTAGATAACTACGACTCATTTACATACAACCTATACCAATTAGTTGGAAAATACACACAAGATATAACAGTACTACGTAATGATAAAACAACAATCGAAGAAATACGAAAACTAAATCCCACACACATAATAATATCACCAGGACCTGGAAATCCAACAAACCCAGATGACTTCGGAATATGTGACGTTATACTTGATGAATTTAAAACAACTCCAATACTAGGAGTATGCCTAGGACACCAGGGAATATACGCACATTATAATGGTGAAATAATAAAAACAAAACCAGTACATGGAAAAAAAGACACAATAAAACACAACAAAAAATCACCATTATTTAAAAATATACCTGAAGAATTCATAATAACAAGATATCACTCATTAACATGTAATAATAAACAAATTCCAAGTGAATTAAAAGTAACATCAACAAATGATGATAACATAATCATGGCAATAGAACATATAAAATATCCTACATACGGAATACAATTTCACCCAGAATCAATAGGAAGTGAATATGGAGATAAATTAATAGAAAACTTCCTGAACATAAAACAAATGGAGGGATAA
- a CDS encoding anthranilate synthase component I family protein: protein MNIFGELKKQIQKPKTKKINIQDPFKLFKNLYYNYKDTFLLESMEKDNNLSRYSIIGFNPIAKIKAHNHKITITTDEKTIEYETENPFIDIKPLLDNNFKELGFRGGLLGYVSYEAIKYIEEIPTYESIYPDFEFGLFLDCVVYDNVNKTCEYTTLNEDRSELIEKIYQQEHTNGILEYKLINEDFQKEEYEDAVRDTKKLIEDGEIFQAVISNPQNLILKGSKLPLYEYLRKINPSPYMYHIKLNQREIIGSSPEMLMRLENKIVESYPIAGSRPRGKTPTEDNQLEEELLADEKELAEHLMLVDLSRNDIGKISKTGSVKVDEMFGIRKFSHIQHIVSHVTGVIKDEYDAVDAFMSLFPAGTLSGAPKIRAMQIINKEEKTARGPYGGAVGYFSLNGNADFAITIRTLTTYDERAEIQAGAGIVYDSVPETEYIETRNKMGALIEALKQSGDKQ from the coding sequence GTGAATATTTTTGGCGAACTTAAAAAACAAATACAAAAACCAAAAACCAAGAAAATAAACATACAAGATCCATTTAAACTATTTAAAAATCTATACTACAACTACAAAGACACCTTTCTACTTGAATCCATGGAAAAAGACAACAACTTATCAAGATATTCAATCATAGGATTTAACCCAATAGCAAAAATCAAAGCACATAATCACAAAATAACAATCACAACAGATGAAAAAACAATAGAATACGAAACAGAAAATCCATTCATAGACATAAAACCACTACTAGATAACAATTTCAAAGAACTAGGATTCAGAGGAGGACTACTTGGATATGTATCATATGAAGCAATAAAATACATAGAAGAAATACCAACCTATGAAAGCATATACCCAGACTTTGAATTTGGACTATTTCTAGATTGTGTAGTATATGATAATGTAAATAAAACATGTGAATACACAACACTTAATGAAGATCGAAGTGAACTTATCGAAAAAATATACCAACAAGAACACACCAACGGAATACTCGAATACAAACTAATAAATGAAGACTTCCAAAAAGAAGAATACGAAGATGCAGTACGAGATACTAAAAAACTCATAGAAGATGGAGAAATATTCCAAGCTGTAATATCAAACCCACAAAACCTAATACTAAAAGGAAGTAAACTACCACTCTATGAATACTTACGAAAAATAAATCCATCACCATACATGTATCATATCAAACTTAACCAACGAGAAATCATAGGATCAAGTCCAGAAATGCTAATGAGACTAGAAAATAAAATAGTCGAATCATACCCAATAGCAGGATCAAGACCACGTGGAAAAACACCAACAGAAGACAATCAACTCGAAGAAGAACTACTAGCTGATGAAAAAGAACTAGCAGAACACCTAATGCTTGTAGATTTATCACGAAATGACATAGGAAAAATAAGCAAAACAGGAAGCGTCAAAGTTGATGAAATGTTTGGAATACGGAAATTTTCACATATACAACACATAGTATCACATGTAACTGGAGTTATAAAAGATGAATATGATGCAGTAGATGCTTTCATGTCACTTTTCCCAGCAGGAACACTAAGTGGAGCTCCAAAAATCCGTGCAATGCAAATAATAAACAAAGAAGAAAAAACAGCACGAGGACCATATGGAGGAGCAGTAGGATACTTCTCACTAAATGGAAATGCTGATTTTGCAATAACAATCAGAACACTAACAACATATGATGAAAGAGCCGAAATACAAGCAGGAGCTGGAATTGTATATGACTCAGTACCAGAAACAGAATACATAGAAACACGAAACAAAATGGGAGCACTAATTGAAGCATTAAAACAATCAGGTGATAAACAATGA
- a CDS encoding amino acid-binding protein, producing the protein MWSDIIEKFDKYPSQQKVIIKLVQLGLRVSDNKKIYCDDIEINISSLAKTLNTDRRVVIATIENILSDKTLKKIFMNLTPSGPMLSDISSELGLGVIEIEGSAKKPGILNEVTKILSDKKISIRQAYASDPELDPLPHLTIITDKPVEGNMINLLLKIDGITKVSLY; encoded by the coding sequence ATGTGGAGCGATATAATAGAAAAATTCGACAAATATCCATCACAACAAAAAGTAATAATAAAACTAGTACAACTAGGACTAAGAGTATCAGATAATAAAAAAATCTACTGTGATGACATAGAAATAAATATATCATCACTAGCAAAAACACTAAATACAGATAGACGCGTAGTAATAGCAACAATAGAAAATATACTATCTGATAAAACACTAAAAAAGATCTTCATGAATCTAACACCATCAGGACCTATGCTATCTGACATATCATCAGAACTAGGACTAGGTGTAATAGAAATAGAAGGATCAGCAAAAAAGCCAGGAATACTAAATGAAGTAACAAAAATATTATCAGATAAAAAAATAAGTATAAGACAAGCATATGCAAGTGATCCAGAATTAGATCCACTACCTCATCTTACAATAATAACAGATAAACCAGTAGAAGGCAATATGATAAATTTACTTCTTAAAATTGATGGAATCACAAAAGTATCTTTATACTAA
- a CDS encoding YhgE/Pip domain-containing protein, with product MIQNVKQIIKDDINAAVKNPVVIFVLLALVILPSLYSIINVYGCWDPYENTDNMDFIIVNNDKPVTINGTTYNYGSEVVTTLKENNKFNWIYKDEDEARSLIKNGTNYAAIVIPAGFTEDVLSINSDNPHQATIQYISNGKTSPVAPKITSNAATKVNTEISNSIMKQYNMQKYAQNPVVTQQITADQMGANNTSMTNASNTTTSEAATQEAMMNNAGEYFHSPTVLSNFSYFKADNYAQQVTPFYSVLASWVGCIILVALLSTNPVKDEEKYTPSEIYVGKFTLFFFLNIFQSIVTFIGLNLIGITIADPVMMLISMIIVGLSFMVLIYSLVSVFGNVGKAIALIILVFQISGTNGIYPIEIMAPIMQALMPYLPMTYGILMLKDTVFGIIWPSFIGNLVCLIIFPILAIIFSVIVKEKLDKRFKKYDEKLTESKLFLLH from the coding sequence ATGATACAAAATGTTAAGCAAATAATTAAAGATGATATAAATGCTGCTGTTAAAAATCCAGTAGTTATCTTTGTTCTACTTGCTTTAGTAATTCTTCCATCATTATATTCTATCATTAATGTATATGGTTGTTGGGATCCATATGAAAATACAGATAATATGGATTTTATTATTGTAAATAATGATAAACCTGTAACTATTAATGGTACAACATATAATTATGGAAGTGAAGTAGTAACAACATTAAAAGAAAATAATAAATTTAATTGGATTTATAAAGATGAAGATGAAGCTCGGAGTCTGATAAAAAATGGTACAAATTATGCTGCCATTGTGATTCCTGCAGGATTCACTGAAGATGTATTATCTATTAATTCAGATAATCCTCATCAAGCTACAATCCAATATATTTCCAATGGTAAAACAAGTCCTGTTGCACCTAAGATAACATCAAATGCTGCAACAAAAGTTAATACAGAAATTAGTAACTCAATAATGAAACAGTATAATATGCAAAAGTATGCTCAAAATCCTGTTGTAACTCAACAAATTACAGCAGATCAAATGGGAGCAAATAATACAAGTATGACTAATGCATCAAATACTACAACAAGTGAAGCTGCAACACAAGAAGCTATGATGAATAATGCAGGTGAATATTTCCATTCACCAACAGTTCTTAGTAACTTTAGTTATTTTAAAGCTGATAATTATGCTCAACAAGTAACACCATTTTATAGTGTTCTTGCAAGTTGGGTAGGTTGTATTATTCTTGTAGCACTTCTAAGTACAAATCCTGTTAAAGATGAAGAAAAATATACACCATCTGAAATTTATGTCGGTAAATTTACATTATTCTTCTTTTTAAACATATTCCAGAGTATTGTAACATTTATTGGATTAAATCTTATTGGTATAACTATAGCAGATCCTGTGATGATGCTCATTTCAATGATTATTGTGGGACTTTCCTTTATGGTATTAATTTATTCACTTGTTTCTGTATTTGGAAATGTGGGAAAAGCTATTGCTCTTATAATACTAGTATTCCAGATATCTGGTACTAATGGTATTTATCCAATTGAAATTATGGCTCCAATCATGCAAGCTTTAATGCCATATCTACCTATGACATATGGTATTTTAATGCTTAAAGATACTGTATTTGGTATTATTTGGCCATCTTTCATTGGAAATCTTGTATGTCTAATTATCTTCCCAATTCTTGCTATAATATTTAGTGTAATTGTTAAAGAAAAATTAGATAAAAGATTTAAAAAGTATGATGAAAAACTTACTGAGAGTAAATTATTCTTACTACATTAA
- the hypC gene encoding HypC/HybG/HupF family hydrogenase formation chaperone, which produces MCIAAPAKIVEIDNNVAICDFGGVKQKAKLDLVEADIGSYVLIHSGYAIDTLTEEAAKESLETWNELFEELENE; this is translated from the coding sequence ATGTGTATAGCAGCACCAGCAAAAATTGTAGAAATAGATAATAACGTAGCTATATGTGATTTTGGTGGAGTAAAACAAAAAGCAAAACTAGACTTAGTAGAAGCAGACATTGGAAGCTACGTATTAATTCATTCAGGATATGCAATAGATACATTAACAGAAGAAGCAGCAAAAGAATCACTCGAAACCTGGAATGAGTTATTTGAAGAATTAGAAAATGAATAA
- a CDS encoding metal-sulfur cluster assembly factor, translating into MSEETKQKIQDKLSRIADPHMGVSIVEMGLIKDIDVDDDNKFAKIVITPTNPGCMSIANIAMAAKLEAEKLDEIDKAEIEVVDHMMADTINEMVNKEE; encoded by the coding sequence ATGTCAGAAGAAACAAAACAAAAAATTCAAGATAAACTTTCAAGAATCGCTGACCCACATATGGGTGTAAGTATCGTAGAAATGGGATTAATCAAAGATATTGATGTAGATGATGATAATAAATTTGCAAAAATCGTTATTACACCAACAAACCCAGGATGTATGAGTATCGCAAACATCGCAATGGCTGCAAAACTAGAAGCTGAAAAACTTGATGAAATTGATAAAGCTGAAATAGAAGTTGTAGACCACATGATGGCAGATACAATTAATGAAATGGTAAACAAAGAAGAATAA
- a CDS encoding DUF5591 domain-containing protein yields MKNAKIPCISELSLHRPEVVRWQERMQLLEPYSDTIVVLPCSMKKPYSQSKSHTLFKKYTKGLQEVILTSPFGICPREMEKTYPIQSYDASTTGDWSDEEIKMTGECIKNYAKDHKVIAHVTGGYRQACEEYLDNVVYTCDDGSTRSRESLDNLKAEVKKADKVAHNKHKIHDLRSIARYQFNTKKADALITDDTQTRGRFNTQIIQDKQQVATLHFETGLYTLNLKGGEVLKDNHINRVFINFDLQSNTLFTPGIDAADKEIIPNDEVVIIRDEKVVGVGKAMMSGEELVEATKGIGVKIRHQIK; encoded by the coding sequence ATGAAAAATGCAAAAATACCATGTATAAGCGAACTATCACTACACAGACCAGAAGTAGTAAGATGGCAAGAAAGAATGCAACTACTTGAACCATACTCAGATACAATTGTTGTACTACCATGTAGTATGAAAAAACCATATTCACAATCAAAATCACACACATTATTTAAAAAATATACAAAAGGACTACAAGAAGTAATACTAACATCTCCATTTGGAATATGTCCACGTGAAATGGAAAAAACATACCCTATACAATCCTATGATGCATCAACCACAGGTGACTGGTCAGATGAAGAAATTAAAATGACAGGAGAATGCATAAAAAACTATGCAAAAGATCATAAAGTAATAGCACATGTAACAGGAGGATATCGTCAAGCATGTGAAGAATACCTAGATAATGTAGTATACACATGTGATGATGGATCAACTAGATCACGTGAATCACTAGATAATCTAAAAGCAGAAGTTAAAAAAGCAGATAAAGTAGCACATAACAAGCATAAAATACATGATTTAAGATCAATAGCAAGATATCAATTTAACACAAAAAAAGCAGATGCACTAATAACAGATGATACACAAACCAGAGGACGATTTAACACACAAATCATACAAGATAAACAACAAGTTGCAACACTACACTTTGAAACAGGACTCTACACACTTAACCTTAAAGGTGGTGAAGTTCTAAAAGACAACCATATAAACCGTGTATTTATAAACTTTGACTTACAATCCAACACACTTTTTACACCTGGAATTGATGCTGCAGATAAAGAAATTATACCAAATGATGAAGTTGTAATAATACGTGATGAAAAAGTTGTAGGTGTAGGAAAAGCAATGATGAGTGGAGAAGAGCTAGTTGAAGCAACAAAAGGTATAGGTGTAAAAATAAGACATCAAATAAAATAA
- a CDS encoding NAD(P)/FAD-dependent oxidoreductase yields the protein MIETDILVVGAGPSGSLAAKEAALKGANVLLIDRKSEIGSPKRCAEGVSKEGLKELGIKPDPRWIARELDGVRLVAPDNTNVFLDTSTIPIPEAGYILERKVFDKHMAMDAARAGAEIMIKTNAKSLKRIDDGFIVEADHMGEPIEIKAKIIIAADGPESRIGRMAGLKCNTPAEHMESCVQFEMAGVDMVNNQDISLFFGSVAPGGYVWIFPKGDDIANVGIGVLKSKTDKSAYDHLVDFIKTCPETKNAQPVEINVGGDPVDGLMSDRIGDNILVVGDAAGFVNPLTGGGINSALESGVYAGIVAAQAIEDENYSKRNLKEYVKLTDEHIGKNYKKYNAAKAYLLSLSDEELNEIAAAFKDEEFSEVTPRSLIKRLIKVSPKALLKLGKLF from the coding sequence CAAATGTATTATTAATTGATAGAAAATCAGAAATAGGATCACCAAAAAGATGTGCAGAAGGTGTATCTAAAGAAGGACTTAAAGAACTTGGAATTAAACCAGACCCTAGATGGATTGCACGAGAACTAGATGGAGTAAGACTTGTAGCACCAGATAATACAAATGTATTCCTTGACACATCAACCATACCAATACCAGAAGCAGGTTACATTCTTGAACGTAAAGTATTTGATAAACATATGGCAATGGATGCAGCACGTGCTGGTGCTGAAATTATGATAAAAACCAATGCAAAAAGTCTTAAACGTATTGATGATGGATTTATCGTAGAAGCAGACCATATGGGAGAACCAATAGAAATAAAAGCTAAAATTATCATAGCAGCAGATGGACCTGAATCAAGAATAGGACGAATGGCAGGTCTTAAATGCAACACACCAGCAGAACATATGGAATCCTGTGTACAATTTGAAATGGCAGGAGTAGATATGGTAAATAACCAGGACATATCATTATTCTTTGGAAGTGTAGCACCAGGAGGATATGTATGGATATTCCCTAAAGGTGATGACATAGCAAACGTAGGAATAGGAGTACTAAAATCAAAAACAGATAAAAGTGCATATGATCACCTAGTAGACTTCATAAAAACATGTCCTGAAACTAAAAATGCACAACCTGTGGAAATAAATGTTGGAGGAGACCCAGTAGATGGTCTAATGTCTGATCGTATAGGAGATAATATTCTTGTTGTAGGAGATGCAGCAGGATTTGTAAATCCACTTACAGGTGGAGGAATAAACTCAGCACTAGAATCTGGAGTATATGCTGGAATTGTAGCAGCACAAGCAATAGAAGATGAAAACTATTCAAAACGTAATCTTAAAGAATATGTGAAACTTACAGATGAACATATTGGTAAAAACTATAAAAAATACAATGCAGCAAAAGCATACCTACTATCATTAAGTGATGAAGAACTTAATGAAATTGCAGCAGCATTTAAAGATGAAGAATTTAGTGAAGTAACACCAAGATCACTCATAAAAAGACTAATTAAAGTATCACCAAAAGCACTACTAAAATTAGGAAAACTATTCTAA